The proteins below come from a single Bryobacter aggregatus MPL3 genomic window:
- a CDS encoding chemotaxis protein CheW, whose protein sequence is MSEMESVATTGTSGIYGTFYLDDDEYAIEMEGLQEVVDAPSQLQRMPLAPPFLVGLYHLRGRVLPVADLRTLLKLPPAAHASDTPRRMAVIKRDSACVGVLFDRLGEVLRLKPEDRGPIAFGDAKCGIPVKAVICREDGEHVVQVLDFEAILSIRNLPAIERGGHEDEAALRMTHRMRDLYRDKLIGFTVGGCSLALEMKCVNSIMGKLGQLPSPRKSSLCETIVMLQGVMVPVVKMAKLFHLEENGELGRLLICRIGGELIAFEVDDVTSIIPYSKERILPIPVLHDFRASVFQGSFTDREGKDFIVLDENGLLTRPEISEIALGHQRLATENQGQGTAQRQDRGGKTSLLTFRVGRLYGLKLTEVTEVLDWRQELARTPDTPPAVLGFMNLRGAPIPVLDPRVLFQIDHEAKELAPKILVFQEGGRKIGMRVDSLDSIISTCTDGQQELPELFFRDEKGRFEESFSKGIEVAKEDGQNTAVVVLHATQIIQRLSNALVA, encoded by the coding sequence ATGAGCGAAATGGAATCCGTAGCAACGACAGGAACCAGTGGAATCTATGGGACCTTCTATCTCGATGACGATGAGTACGCCATCGAGATGGAAGGGCTGCAGGAGGTGGTCGATGCGCCTTCCCAGCTGCAACGGATGCCTTTGGCTCCCCCCTTTCTGGTTGGCCTCTATCATCTGCGGGGCCGGGTGTTACCCGTTGCGGATCTGCGGACCCTGTTGAAGTTGCCCCCGGCGGCCCACGCCTCGGACACGCCGCGGAGGATGGCCGTAATCAAGCGCGATTCCGCTTGTGTCGGTGTGCTGTTTGACCGGCTGGGCGAGGTCCTGCGCCTGAAGCCGGAGGATCGCGGCCCGATTGCCTTCGGAGATGCAAAGTGCGGCATTCCCGTCAAAGCGGTGATCTGCCGCGAGGATGGCGAGCATGTGGTGCAAGTGCTCGATTTTGAAGCCATTCTGTCGATTCGCAATCTGCCGGCCATCGAGCGTGGCGGTCATGAGGACGAAGCCGCGCTGCGGATGACTCACCGGATGCGCGATCTCTACCGGGACAAACTGATTGGATTCACCGTCGGGGGCTGTTCGCTTGCCCTCGAAATGAAGTGTGTGAATTCGATCATGGGCAAGCTGGGGCAACTGCCGAGCCCGCGGAAATCGAGTCTGTGCGAGACCATCGTCATGCTGCAAGGGGTGATGGTACCAGTGGTCAAGATGGCGAAACTGTTCCACCTCGAGGAGAATGGAGAACTGGGCCGTTTGCTCATTTGCCGCATTGGAGGGGAATTGATTGCCTTTGAGGTGGATGATGTCACCAGCATCATTCCTTACTCGAAGGAACGAATCCTGCCCATTCCGGTGTTACATGACTTCCGCGCCTCGGTTTTCCAGGGTTCCTTTACGGACCGGGAGGGCAAGGACTTTATTGTCCTAGATGAGAATGGATTGCTCACCCGTCCCGAGATCTCGGAGATTGCGCTCGGGCACCAGCGTCTGGCCACAGAGAATCAGGGGCAGGGAACGGCGCAGCGGCAGGATCGTGGAGGGAAAACCTCCCTGCTCACCTTCCGGGTGGGCCGGCTGTATGGATTAAAACTCACCGAAGTCACAGAGGTTCTCGATTGGCGGCAGGAACTGGCCCGGACTCCCGACACACCGCCCGCCGTTCTCGGATTCATGAACCTGCGTGGCGCGCCAATCCCAGTCCTTGATCCCCGCGTACTGTTCCAGATCGACCACGAAGCAAAGGAGCTGGCTCCCAAGATTCTGGTGTTTCAGGAAGGGGGGCGGAAAATCGGGATGCGCGTTGACTCCCTCGACAGCATCATCTCTACTTGTACCGACGGACAGCAGGAACTGCCGGAGCTGTTCTTCCGTGACGAGAAGGGGCGTTTTGAGGAGAGCTTCTCAAAAGGCATTGAAGTGGCGAAAGAAGATGGGCAAAATACGGCAGTCGTTGTCTTGCACGCAACCCAGATCATCCAACGGCTCTCGAATGCACTAGTTGCCTAG
- a CDS encoding chemotaxis protein CheD — translation MTASRSSPKEQVLICEILVSTTGILKATLGSCVGIALFSRKPRICGLAHCLLPMAPPGKETQDARYANQAVRNLMRAMGVAAKPSRNLTAYLSGGANVLHLPQHPGRKHIGELNLEACKAELYQLGIHLEEIETGGELACNMLVDCVAQTVTSSRILSFPESPLEQS, via the coding sequence ATGACCGCCTCCCGGTCTTCTCCGAAAGAACAGGTGCTCATCTGCGAAATTTTGGTTTCGACGACGGGCATTCTGAAGGCCACCTTGGGTTCTTGCGTGGGCATTGCGCTGTTCAGCCGGAAACCACGGATCTGTGGTTTGGCTCACTGCCTCCTGCCAATGGCGCCACCGGGAAAGGAAACGCAGGATGCGCGGTATGCGAATCAGGCGGTGAGGAATCTGATGCGTGCGATGGGCGTAGCGGCAAAACCCAGTAGAAATCTGACGGCCTATCTGAGTGGAGGGGCAAATGTCCTGCACCTGCCGCAGCATCCCGGTCGAAAGCACATTGGAGAACTGAATCTTGAGGCTTGTAAAGCGGAGTTGTACCAGTTGGGCATTCATCTGGAAGAAATCGAAACCGGCGGAGAACTGGCTTGTAACATGCTGGTCGACTGTGTGGCCCAAACCGTGACCAGTAGCCGCATCCTCAGTTTTCCCGAATCCCCCTTGGAGCAATCATGA
- a CDS encoding CheR family methyltransferase has product MKLCASLEEELPSPSFLDCDILEVIHKLKALTGISISIDKRLMIDRRIRKRMRELGCQRPKEYLQEVERDRAEQQTFINLLTTNETSFFRTQSVWEHFSKSFLPGFAAANPTRTLRIWSGASATGEEPFSIAMSCAEFRRVHPQFRFEITATDIDTEVLAAASSGYFVGKSIARLEATRPDLIQRYFHPRGEGFAVGEELKRQIRFQPHNLMRALHHPLPFDIVFLRNVLIYFEAPEQTAILRLVGAEMSPVAQLILGESESISRLQTSFRFLQPLVYQRTGER; this is encoded by the coding sequence ATGAAACTCTGCGCAAGTCTTGAAGAGGAACTTCCGTCGCCCAGCTTCCTTGATTGCGACATCCTGGAGGTGATCCACAAGCTCAAGGCCTTGACTGGAATCAGTATTTCGATCGACAAGCGCTTGATGATTGATCGCCGGATCCGCAAGCGGATGCGGGAGCTGGGCTGCCAGCGGCCCAAGGAATATCTGCAGGAAGTGGAGCGAGACCGCGCAGAGCAGCAGACCTTCATCAATCTGCTGACGACGAATGAGACCTCGTTCTTCCGGACCCAAAGCGTTTGGGAGCACTTCTCAAAGTCCTTTCTGCCGGGCTTTGCCGCAGCGAATCCAACCCGGACGCTGCGCATCTGGTCAGGCGCCTCCGCAACGGGCGAAGAGCCTTTCTCGATCGCAATGAGTTGTGCGGAGTTCCGGCGGGTGCACCCGCAGTTTCGCTTTGAGATCACGGCCACCGATATCGACACGGAGGTGCTGGCGGCGGCGAGCAGCGGCTATTTTGTCGGCAAGTCGATCGCCCGGCTGGAGGCCACCCGGCCCGATCTGATCCAACGCTACTTTCACCCCCGCGGGGAGGGCTTCGCGGTGGGGGAAGAGTTGAAGAGGCAGATTCGCTTCCAACCACACAATCTGATGCGGGCGCTGCACCATCCCTTGCCCTTCGACATCGTCTTTCTGCGCAATGTTCTGATCTACTTTGAAGCGCCTGAACAAACGGCGATTCTGCGGCTGGTCGGGGCGGAGATGAGTCCTGTGGCCCAACTGATCCTGGGCGAGTCGGAGTCGATCTCCCGGCTACAGACCTCCTTCCGCTTTCTCCAGCCTCTTGTTTACCAGAGGACTGGCGAGCGGTGA